One Fusobacterium ulcerans DNA segment encodes these proteins:
- the nikB gene encoding nickel ABC transporter permease codes for MHKYVLRRLLLLIPVLLGVSLLVFTIMSLTPGDPAQLILGENAPKEAILKLREEMGLNDPFLVQYFRYVGKAVVGDFGRSYTTGREVFGEIFSRFPNTLILAVIGIIISVCIGIPVGIISATRQYSFLDSFSMILALLGVSMPVFWLGLMLILTFSVKLGLLPSGGFDGLKSLILPSVTLGVGSAAIITRMTRSSMLEVIRQDYIRTARAKGVAEKVVINKHALKNALIPIITVVGLQFGGLLGGAVLTESVYSWPGVGRLMVDAIRQKDTPTVLAAVIFLAATFSVVNLLVDILYAYVDPRIKSQYK; via the coding sequence ATGCACAAATACGTATTAAGAAGACTTTTATTACTTATTCCTGTATTATTAGGAGTATCGCTTTTAGTTTTTACTATCATGTCATTAACTCCTGGGGATCCAGCACAGTTAATTTTGGGTGAAAATGCACCTAAAGAGGCAATCTTGAAATTGAGAGAAGAAATGGGACTTAATGATCCATTCTTGGTTCAGTATTTTAGATATGTGGGAAAAGCTGTTGTTGGTGACTTTGGAAGATCTTACACTACTGGAAGAGAGGTTTTTGGAGAAATATTTTCTAGATTCCCAAATACACTTATATTAGCTGTTATTGGAATAATAATTTCAGTTTGTATAGGTATACCAGTTGGTATTATTTCGGCTACAAGACAATATTCGTTCTTAGACAGTTTCAGTATGATATTAGCATTACTTGGAGTTTCTATGCCAGTATTCTGGTTAGGACTTATGCTTATACTTACTTTCTCTGTTAAATTAGGGTTATTACCTTCTGGAGGATTTGATGGCCTCAAGAGTTTGATACTGCCGTCAGTAACTTTAGGGGTAGGATCTGCTGCTATCATAACGAGAATGACGCGTTCTTCTATGCTGGAAGTTATAAGACAGGATTATATCAGAACTGCGAGAGCTAAAGGGGTTGCAGAAAAAGTTGTAATCAATAAACATGCTCTTAAAAATGCGCTAATCCCAATAATCACAGTAGTTGGATTACAATTTGGTGGTCTTTTAGGAGGAGCTGTTCTTACAGAATCAGTTTACTCATGGCCTGGTGTAGGAAGACTTATGGTTGATGCTATCAGACAAAAGGATACTCCAACAGTTCTAGCAGCGGTTATATTCCTAGCCGCAACATTCAGTGTTGTAAATCTATTGGTAGATATATTGTATGCTTATGTTGATCCTAGAATCAAATCACAATATAAGTAG
- a CDS encoding glutathione ABC transporter substrate-binding protein, protein MKKKLHLLILALLSVFLFISCGGSKETTGAKAATKDTLVVANGADAKSLDPHATNDAPSSKVTVQIYDRLVEQDENMNIIPSLAESWEQPDDVTTVFHLRKGVKFHNGEPLTAADVKFSLDRMKSSPQVSHIIGTVDKVEVVDENTVKVITKQPFGALLSHLCHPTTAILNEKAVKASGDSYGQHPVGTGPYKFVSWASGDRIVLEANPDYFLGETPIKNVIFRAIPEATNRTIGLETGEIDIAYDIEGMDKERIREDKNLVFLEEPSLSIDYIGFNTKKAPFNDVRVRQAIASAINVDDIISTVYKGSATKANSLIGPKVFGHSDEAKAWTVDIDKAKTLLAEAGYPNGFKSKIWINENPDRRDIAIIVQDQLRAIGVDIAVETLEWGAFLDGTSRGDHEMFILGWVSVTGDADYGLYPLLHTSCFGGAGNRAFYDNPKVDELLTKARNSNDQDERKALYNEVQIIVQEEVPLYITAYKAQNAGLQKYVDNFKLKAAGHHRLYGTKFKQI, encoded by the coding sequence ATGAAAAAGAAATTACATCTATTGATCTTAGCACTTCTATCAGTATTCTTATTTATCTCTTGTGGTGGAAGTAAAGAAACAACAGGAGCAAAGGCAGCAACAAAAGATACTTTGGTAGTAGCTAATGGAGCAGATGCAAAATCTTTGGATCCACATGCAACAAATGATGCACCGTCATCAAAAGTAACAGTTCAAATATATGATAGATTAGTTGAACAAGATGAAAATATGAATATTATACCAAGTCTTGCTGAATCATGGGAACAGCCAGATGATGTGACAACTGTATTCCATTTAAGAAAAGGAGTAAAATTCCACAATGGTGAGCCTTTAACAGCAGCAGATGTTAAGTTCTCTTTAGACAGAATGAAAAGTTCTCCACAAGTATCTCACATTATAGGGACTGTGGATAAAGTAGAAGTAGTAGATGAAAATACTGTTAAAGTAATAACTAAACAACCATTTGGAGCTTTATTAAGCCATTTATGCCATCCAACAACAGCTATACTTAATGAAAAAGCTGTTAAAGCTTCTGGAGATTCATATGGACAGCATCCAGTAGGAACTGGACCATACAAATTTGTATCATGGGCTTCTGGAGACAGAATAGTTCTTGAGGCTAACCCAGATTATTTCTTAGGGGAAACTCCTATAAAAAATGTTATATTCAGAGCAATACCTGAAGCAACTAACAGAACAATAGGATTAGAAACTGGAGAAATCGATATAGCTTATGATATTGAAGGAATGGATAAAGAAAGAATAAGAGAAGACAAAAACCTAGTATTCTTAGAAGAGCCATCTCTATCTATAGATTACATTGGATTTAATACTAAAAAAGCACCATTTAATGATGTAAGAGTAAGACAAGCTATTGCATCTGCAATCAATGTAGACGATATCATCTCTACAGTATATAAAGGATCAGCTACAAAAGCTAATTCACTTATCGGACCAAAAGTATTTGGACATAGTGATGAAGCAAAAGCTTGGACAGTTGATATAGATAAAGCTAAAACTCTATTAGCTGAAGCTGGATATCCAAATGGATTTAAATCAAAAATCTGGATCAATGAAAATCCAGACAGAAGAGATATTGCTATAATAGTTCAAGATCAATTAAGAGCTATTGGAGTAGATATAGCTGTTGAAACTCTTGAGTGGGGAGCATTCTTAGATGGTACTTCTAGAGGAGACCATGAAATGTTTATCCTAGGATGGGTAAGTGTAACTGGAGATGCTGACTATGGATTATATCCATTACTTCATACATCTTGCTTCGGTGGAGCTGGAAACAGAGCATTCTATGACAATCCTAAAGTTGATGAATTATTAACAAAAGCAAGAAATTCAAATGATCAAGATGAAAGAAAAGCTTTATATAATGAAGTACAAATTATAGTTCAAGAAGAAGTGCCTTTATACATAACAGCATACAAAGCTCAAAATGCTGGATTACAAAAATATGTAGACAACTTTAAATTAAAAGCAGCAGGACACCATAGATTATATGGTACAAAATTTAAACAAATTTAA